The following proteins are encoded in a genomic region of Ailuropoda melanoleuca isolate Jingjing chromosome 10, ASM200744v2, whole genome shotgun sequence:
- the NDUFAB1 gene encoding acyl carrier protein, mitochondrial has product MAARVLSACVRRLPAAFAPLPRVPTLAAARQLSITLCPAGARTRPAAPQLASVLAQVPLTQLCRQYSDAPPLTLEGIKDRVLYVLKLYDKIDPEKLSVNSHFMKDLGLDSLDQVEIIMAMEDEFGFEIPDTDAEKLMCPQEIVDYIADKKDVYE; this is encoded by the exons ATGGCGGCTCGTGTCCTTTCCGCTTGTGTCCGCCGACTGCCCGCGGCCTTTGCGCCGCTGCCCCGGGTCCCCACGCTGGCCGCGGCCCGGCAGCTCAGCATCACCCTGTGCCCTGCGGGGGCCCGGACGAGGCCTGCGGCTCCACAGCTAGCCTCGGTGCTCGCGCAG GTTCCACTTACACAGCTGTGCCGCCAGTATAGTGACGCACCCCCTCTGACATTAGAGGGGATCAAGGACCGTGTTCTTTATGTCTTGAAACTTTATGACAAGATTGACCCAGAAAAG CTCTCGGTAAATTCCCACTTTATGAAAGACCTGGGCTTAGACAGTTTGGACCAAGTGGAAATTATCATGGCCATGGAGGATGAATTTG ggTTTGAAATTCCTGATACAGATGCAGAGAAGTTAATGTGTCCACAAGAAATTGTAGATTACATTGCAGATAAGAAGGatgtatatgaataa